The following coding sequences are from one Ficedula albicollis isolate OC2 chromosome 14, FicAlb1.5, whole genome shotgun sequence window:
- the DRG2 gene encoding developmentally-regulated GTP-binding protein 2 translates to MVVGVFNMCNCWVCVIAATEYHLGLLKAKLAKYRAQLLEPSKSPAAKGEGFDVMKSGDARVALIGFPSVGKSTFLSLMTSTASEAASYEFTTLTCIPGVIEYKGANIQLLDLPGIIEGAAQGKGRGRQVIAVARTADVVIMMLDATKGEVQRALLEKELESVGIRLNKSKPNIYFKPKKGGGISFNSTVTLTQCSEKLVQLILHEYKIFNAEVLFREDCSPDEFIDVIVGNRVYMPCLYVYNKIDQISMEEVDRLARRPHSVVISCGMKLNLDYLLEKLWEYLALTCIYTKKRGQRPDFTDAIILRKGASVEHVCHRIHRSLASQFKYALVWGTSTKYSPQRVGLTHMMEHEDVIQIVKK, encoded by the exons ATGGTCGTGGGGGTGTTTAACATGTGTAA CTGTTGGGTTTGTGTCATTGCAGCCACTGAGTACCACCTGGGCCTGCTGAAGGCAAAGCTTGCAAAAtacagagctcagctgctggaacCCTCCAAATCCCCGGCGGCCAAGGGCGAGGGCTTCGATGTGATGAAATCAGGAGATGCCCGCGTGGCACTGATCGGTTTTCCTTCTGTGGGGAAG TCCACGTTTCTGAGTTTAATGACCTCGACCGCCAGCGAAGCGGCGTCGTACGAGTTCACCACGCTGACCTGCATCCCTGGAGTCATAGAA taCAAAGGAGCCAACATTCAGCTGCTGGATCTGCCTGGAATCATCGAAGGAGCAGCTCAAG ggaagggcagaggcCGGCAGGTGATTGCTGTGGCCAGGACAGCAGACGTTGTTATCATGATGCTGGATGCCACCAAGGGCGAGGTGCAGAG agccttgCTGGAGAAAGAACTGGAATCTGTAGGAATCCGGCtgaacaaaagcaaaccaaataTCTACTTCAAG cccaagAAGGGTGGAGGCATCTCCTTCAACTCCACTGTCACGTTGACTCAGTGCTCTGAGAAGCTGGTTCAGCTCATCCTCCACGAATACA AAATCTTCAATGCTGAGGTCCTGTTCAGAGAGGATTGTTCCCCTGATGAGTTCATTGATGTGATTGTAGGAAACAGGGTCTACATGCCATGCCTCTAT GTTTATAACAAGATTGACCAGATATCCATGGAGGAGGTGGATCGTCTTGCTCGGAGGCCCCACAGTGTTGTCATCAG CTGTGGCATGAAGCTGAACCTGGACTACTtgctggaaaagctctgggAATACCTGGCACTCACCTGCATCTACACCAAGAAACGGGGAC AGAGACCAGACTTTACAGATGCCATTATTCTACGGAAAGGGGCCTCTGTGGAACATGTG TGCCATCGGATTCACAGATCATTAGCCAGCCAGTTCAAATATGCCTTGGTGTGG ggGACAAGCACAAAGTACAGCCCTCAAAGAGTGGGCTTAACCCATATGATGGAGCATGAAGACGTCATTCAGATCGTAAAGAAGTAA
- the GID4 gene encoding glucose-induced degradation protein 4 homolog — MPVRSERRRAGGAGSSSSSSTAAAAASSLVPPPPINTAQPGVATSLLYSGAKFRGQQRSKGNAYEVEVVMQHVDMENSYLCGYLKIKGLTEEYPTLTTFFEGEIISKKHPFLTRKWDADEDVDRKHWGKFQAFYQYAKTFNSDDFDYEDLKNGDYVFMRWKEQFLVPDHTIKDISGASFAGFYYICFQKSAASIEGYYYHRSSEWYQSLNLTHVPEHSAPIYEFR, encoded by the exons ATGCCGGTTCGGAGCGAGAGGCGCCGCGCTGGAGGAGCGGGGAGTTCGTCCTCCTCCTCTACCGCCGCAGCGGCCGCCAGCAGCCTGGTGCCGCCGCCCCCCATCAACACGGCGCAGCCCGGAGTGGCGACTTCTCTGCTTTACAGCGGGGCTAAATTCCGCGGGCAGCAGCGCAGCAAAGGCAACGCTTACGAGGTGGAGGTCGTCATGCAG CATGTGGATATGGAAAACTCCTATCTCTGCGGATACTTGAAGATTAAAGGCCTTACAGAG GAGTACCCAACCCTCACCACGTTCTTCGAAGGCGAGATAATCAGTAAGAAGCACCCGTTCCTAACGCGCAAGTGGGACGCTGACGAGGACGTGGATCGTAAACACTGG ggAAAGTTCCAGGCTTTTTACCAGTATGCAAAAACATTTAACTCTGATGACTTTGATTATGAAGATCTAAAAAATGGGGACTATGTCTTCATGAGATGGAAG GAGCAGTTCCTAGTCCCAGATCACACCATCAAGGACATCAGTGGTGCTTCCTTTGCTGGTTTCTATTACATCTGCTTCCAGAAGTCAGCAGCATCTATAGAGGGCTATTACTACCATAGGAGTTCAGAATG GTATCAGTCGTTGAATTTAACGCACGTTCCCGAGCACAGTGCTCCTATCTACGAGTTCCGATGA